The Setaria viridis chromosome 6, Setaria_viridis_v4.0, whole genome shotgun sequence genome contains a region encoding:
- the LOC117861056 gene encoding pre-mRNA-splicing factor SLU7 translates to MATASVTFKSREDHRKQLELEEARKAGLAPAEVDEDGNEINPHIPQYMSSAPWYLNAEKPSLKHQRKWKSDPNYTKSWYDRGAKLFQANKYRKGACENCGAMTHDKKSCMERPRNVGAKWTNINIAPDEKVESFELDYDGKRDRWNGYDPSTYTRVIADYEAREEARKKYLKEQQLKKLEEKDSEKDGENAGSEDDEEDGLRIDEAKVDESAQMDFAKVEKRVRTTGGGSTGTVRNLRIREDTAKYLLNLDVNSAYYDPKTRSMREDPLPDADPNDKFYVGDNQNRLSGQALEFKQLNIHSWEAFDKGQDIHMQAAPSQAELLYKSFKIKKEMLKSEHKDKIMEKYGNAASEDTMPRELLLGQSEKEIEYDRTGRIIKGQDVSLPKSKYEEDIFINNHTTVWGSWWKDHQWGYKCCKQTIKNSYCTGLAGIEAAEASADLMKANMARKEAAEDEPVQQEEKRLATWGTDVPQDLVLDKKLLEESLKKENARRKEEKDERKRKYNVKWNDEVTAEDMEAYRMKRIHHDDPMRDFLS, encoded by the exons ATGGCGACCGCTTCAG TGACTTTCAAGTCCCGGGAGGATCACCGGAAGCAGCTCGAGCTCGAGGAGGCGCGTAAGGCGGGGCTCGCGCCTGCTGAGGTCGACGAGGATGGGAACGAGATCAATCCCCACATCCCCCAATACATGTCCTCGGCCCCTTGGTATCTTAATGCCGAGAAGCCA AGTTTGAAGCATCAGCGGAAATGGAAGTCAGATCCGAACTACACCAAGTCATGGTATGATAGGGGTGCCAAGCTTTTCCAGGCCAACAAATACAGGAAAGGTGCCTGCGAAAA CTGTGGAGCCATGACTCATGACAAGAAGTCATGCATGGAGCGGCCTCGAAATGTGGGTGCTAAATGGACAAATATCAACATAGCTCCTGACGAGAAAGTTGAATCGTTTGAGCTAGACTATGATGGAAAGCGCGATCGCTGGAATGGTTACGACCCATCAACCTACACTCGTGTTATTGCTGACTATGAAGCTAGAGAGGAGGCTAGGAAAAAGTATCTGAAAGAGCAGCAGCTCAAGAAACTTGAGGAGAAGGATAGTGAGAAGGATGGTGAGAATGCGGGAagtgaagatgatgaagaagatggcctcAGGATAGATGAGGCCAAAGTTGATGAGAGTGCCCAAATGGATTTTGCTAAGGTAGAGAAGCGTGTGCGCACAACTGGTGGTGGAAGCACCGGTACTGTTAG GAACTTGCGTATCAGAGAAGACACAGCAAAATATCTTCTGAATCTCGATGTAAACTCTGCATATTATGATCCAAAAACGCGCTCCATGAGAGAAGATCCCTTGCCGGATGCAGATCCTAATGATAAGTTCTATGTG GGTGACAACCAAAATCGACTTAGTGGACAAGCTCTGGAGTTCAAGCAATTAAACATCCATTCCTGGGAAGCTTTTGATAAGGGGCAGGATATCCATATGCAAGCAGCTCCATCTCAAGCAGAACTACTGTACAAGAGTTTCAAGATCAAAAAAGAAATGTTGAAGTCTGAACACAAGGATAAAATTATGGAGAAGTATGGGAATGCTGCATCAGAAGATACAATGCCTCGGGAGTTGCTTCTTGGACAAAGTGAGAAAGAAATCGAGTATGATCGTACTGGTCGAATAATCAAAGGACAG GATGTATCTCTTCCCAAGAGCAAATATGAAGAGGATATCTTCATTAATAATCACACGACTGTGTGGGGTTCATGGTGGAAAGACCATCAATGGGGCTACAAGTGCTGCAAGCAGACTATCAAAAATAGTTACTGCACAGGGTTGGCTGGAATTGAGGCTGCGGAGGCATCAGCAGACCTGATGAAGGCCAATATGGCCCGTAAGGAGGCTGCAGAAG ATGAACCTGTACAACAAGAAGAGAAGCGACTAGCCACTTGGGGAACTGATGTGCCTCAGGATCTTGTTCTTGATAAGAAGCTGCTTGAGGAGTCTCTAAAGAAG gAGAATGCAAGGAGGAAAGAGGAGAAGGATGAAAGGAAGAGGAAGTATAACGTGAAGTGGAATGATGAGGTTACTGCGGAAGACATGGAGGCCTACCGCATGAAGAGGATTCACCATGACGATCCTATGAGAGATTTTCTCAGCTAA
- the LOC117860938 gene encoding protein CHLOROPLAST J-LIKE DOMAIN 1, chloroplastic yields the protein MATATAAAAAPAFALTPSLSRRGFLPLPRRAGRPIPHSLRLVASAVRRPRGAVVVAANAAAAAGSGEFGDEENPYELLGIRPLDSFDQMKMAYKKKRKDAEETADDEFLAKLDRAFDTVMMQQLQYRKKGVTYGSVQVSKDIKYADNQPVVPWGPRFSRSTVKDMRINMAISAAFVVWIAIMGNADWKPLQFLCFAFFYRILQKLRATEPPITPIYNEYGEVEGRGIRMAKRVVRALGLIFGCVFTASLGYTAAINLIELSWQYTPRIVYYYQEMIVTAAAAFLLYITASYYR from the exons ATGGCGACGGCGactgccgcggcggccgcgcccgcatTCGCGCTCACACCATCCCTCTCGCGCCGCGgctttctccctctccctcgccgcgccggccggcccatACCCCATTCGCTGCG GCTGGTCGCGTCGGCCGTGAGGCGGCCCCGCGGCGCGGTCGTGGTTGCGGCGAACGCGGCGGCTGCGGCAGGGAGCGGGGAGTTTGGGGACGAGGAGAACCCGTACGAG CTTCTGGGCATCAGGCCGCTCGACAGCTTCGACCAGATGAAGATGGCCTACAAGAAGAAGCGCAAGGACGCCGAGGAGACTGCAGACGACGAATTTCTGGCCAAG TTGGACAGGGCCTTCGACACCGTCATGATGCAGCAGCTGCAGTATCGGAAGAAGGGAGTCACATACGGGTCTGTTCAG GTGTCCAAGGACATCAAGTATGCTGACAATCAACCAGTAGTGCCCTGGGGACCGAG ATTCTCCAGATCAACAGTGAAGGACATGCGCATAAATATGGCAATATCAGCAGCATTT GTTGTTTGGATAGCTATAATGGGCAATGCAGACTGGAAGCCTTTGCAGTTCCTGTGTTTTGCTTTCTTCTATAGAATACTACAGAAGCTAAGAGCTACTGAACCACCAATCACTCCAATATACAAT GAATATGGTGAGGTTGAAGGACGGGGGATACGAATGGCGAAAAGAGTAGTCCGCGCATTGGGTTTGATATTTGGATGTGTTTTCACTGCGTCCCTG GGTTATACAGCAGCTATTAACTTGATTGAGCTTTCATGGCAGTACACTCCCCGTATTGTTTATTACTACCAG GAGATGATTGTTACCGCAGCTGCAGCCTTTCTTCTGTATATCACAGCTTCATACTATCGATGA
- the LOC117860939 gene encoding uncharacterized protein: MDVTAAAAAAAAAVPPPPSPGAPQFSYLAVFSNCPLVAAVLAFAIAQSIKVFTTWYKENRWDAKQLIGSGGMPSSHSATVTALAVAVGLQEGFASSLFATAAVFASVVMYDAFGVRLHAGKQAEVLNQIVYELPSEHPLAETRPLRELLGHTPPQVFAGGVLGFAVATFTAMIAGLGS, encoded by the exons ATGGAcgttaccgccgccgccgccgccgccgccgccgccgtccccccgccgccgtcgcctggCGCGCCCCAGTTCTCCTACCTGGCCGTGTTCTCCAACTGCCCGCTCGTCGCCGCGGTGCTGGCCTTCGCCATCGCGCAGTCcatcaaggtcttcaccacctG GTACAAGGAGAACCGGTGGGACGCGAAGCAGCTGATCGGGTCCGGCGGGATGCCGTCGTCGCACTCCGCCACCGTcaccgcgctcgccgtcgccgtcgggctGCAGGAGGGCTTCGCGAGCTCGCTCTTCGCCACCGCTGCCGTCTTCGCCTCCGTG GTGATGTATGATGCTTTTGGTGTCAGGCTACATGCAGGGAAGCAAGCAGAG GTCTTGAATCAAATTGTGTATGAACTTCCATCAGAACATCCACTGGCTGAGACAAGACCACTGCGAGAGCTCCTAGGACACACACCTCCACAG GTGTTTGCTGGCGGGGTGCTTGGATTTGCAGTAGCCACATTTACGGCGATGATAGCTGGgcttggtagttga